One stretch of Streptomyces sp. NBC_00443 DNA includes these proteins:
- a CDS encoding FecCD family ABC transporter permease, with protein MGATAVERPALGGTAPARRRRVVGLGMLVLILVIAGLASLAVGARALSPAEVWHGLFAAPDSDQRLTEIRLIVQTVRVPRTVLAIVAGIALGIGGALIQGYTRNPIADTGLLGVNTGASFAVVSVIALFGFNDPFQYVWFAFLGAAAAGVVVFGLASIGRGAGNPLTLALAGQGVAVFLMAMTTAVALADKESLNALRFWNAGSVAGVGFDVIWPVSGFIVVGLVLALTTLPAINLLNLGDDVARGLGVNIALSRTIGITAITLLAGAATAACGPIAFLGLMVAHVARYLTGPDYRWLVPYAGLLGAVILLVCDIVGRLVVRPSELDAGVLVALLGAPFFAVLVWRGKFKNA; from the coding sequence CGGGGGCACAGCACCGGCCCGTCGGCGACGGGTTGTGGGCTTGGGCATGCTGGTGCTGATCCTCGTGATTGCTGGGTTGGCGTCGCTGGCCGTCGGTGCGCGCGCGCTGAGTCCTGCCGAGGTGTGGCACGGGCTGTTCGCGGCGCCGGACTCGGACCAACGGCTCACTGAGATCAGGCTCATCGTGCAGACCGTGCGGGTGCCCCGGACGGTGCTCGCGATCGTCGCGGGCATCGCCCTGGGCATCGGCGGGGCGTTGATCCAGGGATACACACGGAACCCGATCGCCGACACGGGCCTGCTCGGAGTGAACACCGGCGCCTCGTTCGCCGTGGTGTCGGTGATCGCCCTGTTCGGATTCAACGATCCCTTCCAGTACGTCTGGTTCGCCTTCCTGGGGGCCGCGGCCGCCGGTGTCGTCGTGTTCGGGCTGGCGAGCATCGGCAGGGGAGCGGGCAACCCGTTGACGCTCGCGCTGGCCGGGCAAGGTGTCGCGGTGTTCCTCATGGCGATGACCACCGCGGTCGCGCTGGCGGACAAGGAGTCGCTGAACGCGCTGCGATTCTGGAACGCGGGCTCCGTGGCCGGTGTCGGCTTCGACGTCATCTGGCCGGTCAGCGGGTTCATCGTGGTCGGGCTGGTGTTGGCGCTGACCACGTTGCCTGCCATCAACCTGCTCAACCTGGGGGACGACGTGGCGCGAGGGCTGGGCGTGAACATCGCGCTGAGTCGGACCATCGGCATCACCGCCATCACCCTGCTGGCCGGCGCGGCGACGGCCGCGTGCGGCCCCATCGCGTTCCTGGGGCTCATGGTGGCTCATGTGGCCCGCTATCTGACCGGGCCGGACTACCGCTGGCTGGTGCCGTACGCCGGTCTGCTCGGAGCCGTGATCCTCCTCGTCTGTGACATCGTGGGCCGCTTGGTGGTGCGGCCGAGCGAGCTGGACGCGGGTGTCCTCGTCGCTCTGCTCGGCGCCCCGTTCTTCGCGGTTCTGGTGTGGCGCGGAAAGTTCAAGAACGCATGA
- a CDS encoding ABC transporter ATP-binding protein — protein sequence MGAEHTTTEIEAGVVDAARLAARGITVGYGARAVIEDLDVAIPSGVVTTIIGPNGCGKSTLLRTLSRLLKPTKGTVVLDGDDIVRLRTRDVAKKLGLLPQAPVAPEGLTVADLVARGRHPHQSWLRQWSSDDAAVVERALAMTGVSDLGDRPVDSLSGGQRQRVWISMTLAQGTDLLLLDEPTTYLDLAHAIDVLDLVDDLHESGCTVVMVLHDLNLATRYSDNLIVMRQGSILAQGHPRDVITAELLHEAFGLRAMVIEDPMGDRPLIVPIGRTHVQLP from the coding sequence GTGGGCGCTGAGCACACAACAACCGAGATCGAGGCCGGAGTCGTCGACGCCGCACGGCTGGCAGCCAGAGGAATCACGGTCGGGTACGGCGCCCGGGCGGTCATCGAGGATCTCGACGTGGCGATCCCGTCCGGGGTCGTCACCACGATCATCGGGCCCAACGGCTGTGGCAAGTCGACCCTGTTGCGGACGCTGTCGCGGCTGCTGAAGCCGACCAAGGGGACGGTCGTGCTGGACGGCGACGACATCGTCCGGCTCAGGACCAGGGACGTGGCCAAGAAGCTCGGTCTGCTGCCGCAGGCACCAGTCGCGCCGGAGGGGCTGACGGTGGCCGACCTGGTCGCCCGGGGTCGCCATCCGCACCAGAGCTGGCTGCGGCAGTGGTCGTCGGACGACGCCGCCGTCGTGGAGCGCGCGCTGGCGATGACCGGGGTGTCCGACCTGGGCGACCGCCCCGTCGACTCCCTGTCCGGCGGCCAGCGTCAACGTGTCTGGATCTCCATGACGTTGGCCCAGGGCACCGACCTGCTGCTGCTCGACGAGCCGACCACCTACCTCGACCTGGCGCACGCGATCGACGTACTCGACCTGGTGGACGACCTGCACGAGTCGGGGTGCACCGTGGTCATGGTGCTGCACGACCTCAACCTGGCCACGCGCTACAGCGACAACCTCATCGTGATGAGGCAGGGTTCGATCCTGGCGCAGGGGCATCCGCGTGATGTGATCACCGCCGAGTTGCTGCACGAGGCGTTCGGTCTGCGCGCCATGGTGATCGAGGACCCGATGGGCGACAGGCCGCTCATCGTGCCGATCGGTCGCACGCACGTCCAACTCCCCTAG
- a CDS encoding iron-siderophore ABC transporter substrate-binding protein, with product MLLTRTTRVKPRRRLAAALSAATLGVGLLAGCGSDSSDSADNASDNNSTAAAGVFPVSVEHAFGSTKITKAPERVVTVGYTDDQTVLAFGIKPVGMTDQYPNPAGQSPDINTQWPWVKDKWGDTKPEVIMKNGDSGPNYEKIAALRPDLIIAVYSEVDQAAYDKLSKIAPTVGRTKTEKEPFSAPWQDNALQISKALGKADEGEKMIADVQDQLDAAKKAHPEFGKETAVALSWYENSVAPFTSTDVRGRLVSGIGFTYQTEIDKVAEGSFYTKLSPERIDLVDVDRIFVINDKADTDALKKFKLFTNLDAVKNGKVSYLLDSEGPAVGAAISQGTLLSMPYAIDELVKSAG from the coding sequence ATGCTCCTCACAAGAACGACGCGTGTGAAGCCCCGGCGGCGGCTGGCAGCCGCACTGTCCGCGGCGACCCTCGGCGTCGGCCTCCTCGCGGGATGCGGTTCCGACTCGTCCGACTCGGCGGACAACGCGAGCGACAACAACTCGACCGCAGCCGCCGGCGTATTCCCGGTCAGCGTGGAGCACGCATTCGGATCCACGAAGATCACCAAGGCTCCCGAGCGGGTCGTCACCGTCGGCTACACGGACGACCAGACCGTCCTGGCATTCGGCATCAAGCCGGTCGGCATGACCGACCAGTACCCGAACCCCGCGGGCCAGAGCCCCGACATCAACACCCAGTGGCCCTGGGTGAAGGACAAGTGGGGCGACACCAAGCCCGAGGTCATCATGAAGAACGGTGACTCCGGCCCCAACTACGAGAAGATCGCCGCCCTGCGCCCCGACCTGATCATCGCGGTCTACTCCGAGGTCGACCAGGCCGCCTACGACAAGCTCTCCAAGATTGCTCCCACCGTCGGTCGTACCAAGACCGAGAAGGAGCCGTTCAGCGCGCCCTGGCAGGACAACGCGCTGCAGATCTCCAAGGCCCTCGGCAAGGCAGACGAGGGCGAGAAGATGATCGCGGACGTGCAGGACCAGCTCGACGCGGCCAAGAAGGCGCACCCCGAGTTCGGGAAGGAGACCGCCGTCGCACTGTCCTGGTACGAGAACTCGGTGGCGCCGTTCACCTCCACCGACGTACGCGGACGACTGGTGTCGGGGATCGGCTTCACATACCAGACCGAGATCGACAAGGTCGCGGAGGGCAGCTTCTACACCAAGCTCTCGCCCGAGCGCATCGACCTGGTCGACGTCGACCGCATCTTCGTGATCAACGACAAGGCGGACACGGACGCACTGAAGAAGTTCAAGCTGTTCACCAACCTGGACGCGGTCAAGAACGGCAAGGTGTCGTACCTGCTGGACAGTGAGGGCCCGGCAGTCGGCGCGGCCATCTCCCAGGGCACCCTGCTCTCCATGCCGTACGCGATCGACGAACTCGTCAAGTCGGCCGGCTAG
- a CDS encoding FecCD family ABC transporter permease encodes MKPAVTPGMRLGSVSFVWRPWIVLVTLLLAAATFLVFCLSIGVGDFPIGLDQVIATLLGRGEQVDEFVIMDLRMPRALAGLVVGIGLGVSGAITQSIARNPLASPDILGITGGASAVAVFLVTVSGGTAAAIVNSVGLSAAALAGGLGTGLLVYFLAWRRGIDGFRLILIGISVSAVMEAITTWLLVSADIRDVARAQAWLVGSLDDRSWDEVRVAIWGTLVLMVVVAGVSFQFKPLHLGDDVAAGLGVRYTRVRAVLLLCAVLLAGVAVSAAGPVPFVALVAPQVAMRLARCPTPPMVASGVTGALLLIGADLVARTALPISLPVGVVTAAIGGPFLVYLLVRANLR; translated from the coding sequence ATGAAGCCGGCGGTGACTCCTGGCATGCGTCTCGGCAGCGTGTCGTTCGTCTGGCGCCCCTGGATCGTCCTCGTCACGCTGCTGCTCGCCGCGGCGACCTTCCTGGTGTTCTGCCTGTCCATCGGTGTCGGGGACTTCCCCATCGGGCTCGACCAGGTGATCGCCACGCTTCTCGGCCGGGGTGAGCAGGTCGACGAGTTCGTCATCATGGATCTGCGGATGCCGCGTGCCCTGGCCGGGCTCGTCGTCGGGATCGGGCTGGGGGTGTCCGGGGCGATCACGCAGTCCATCGCCCGCAATCCGCTGGCCAGCCCGGACATTCTGGGGATCACCGGGGGCGCCAGCGCGGTCGCCGTCTTCCTGGTGACGGTGTCGGGCGGGACCGCCGCGGCGATCGTCAACTCCGTGGGCCTGTCCGCGGCGGCGCTCGCGGGCGGACTCGGTACGGGTCTCCTGGTGTACTTCCTGGCGTGGCGGCGCGGGATCGACGGCTTCCGGCTGATCCTCATCGGCATCTCGGTAAGCGCCGTGATGGAGGCGATCACGACCTGGCTGCTGGTCTCGGCCGACATCAGAGACGTGGCCCGGGCCCAGGCGTGGCTGGTCGGCTCGCTGGACGACCGGTCGTGGGACGAGGTGCGGGTGGCGATCTGGGGCACACTCGTGCTCATGGTTGTCGTGGCCGGGGTGTCCTTCCAGTTCAAGCCGCTGCATCTCGGGGACGACGTCGCCGCCGGCCTGGGGGTCCGGTACACCAGGGTGCGGGCCGTCCTTCTGCTGTGCGCGGTCCTGCTGGCCGGCGTGGCGGTGAGCGCGGCGGGTCCGGTTCCGTTCGTCGCGCTGGTGGCGCCGCAAGTGGCCATGCGACTGGCGAGGTGCCCGACGCCGCCGATGGTGGCGTCCGGCGTGACGGGCGCCCTGCTGCTGATCGGCGCGGACCTGGTCGCGCGGACGGCGCTGCCGATCAGTCTCCCGGTCGGCGTGGTCACCGCCGCGATCGGCGGCCCCTTCCTTGTCTATCTGCTGGTACGGGCCAACCTCAGATAG